TCCCTTCCCTCAACCCCGCGTCAACGCTCGGCTGGCTTTGAGCGCCGCCGCTGGTCCCGGCTGTCAGCCCAGCCTACCCGTCGCCCACCCCCACGACCTCGTACCCCTCTTGCCGCATGCCCGCTCGATGAGCGCGACGCGCGTCCAGGGTTCTACTTATTCGAGAGCGCTTCCTGCTCCCGGATGGTTCGCACGACGCGCTCCGCAAAGATGCGTGTGCCCGCTCGCACCATTGGCCCGGGATCGCCCTTGAGTTCTGTGGAATCGTCCATCACCAGTTTGCCGGTGCGGACGTTGACGAGCTGGCCCGTAAACAGCCAGATCAGGTTGCTGGTCTTGCTCACTTTGCTCATCACGACCCAGTTCGCTCCGAGGGTGCGCCCGACGTAGCGGGCGCAGGCCATGATAACATTGCACGCCTTACCGCCTCCGGTGATCGACCGAGCTGAATCGGATCTCGTCGCCCGACCCACGAGCCCCGAGTCGAGGACTGAGGCCCCCAGCAGCGCGCGGACGTTGTCCCCCAGAGCCTGCGTCGCGAGCCTGGCGACGGCGGTATCGGTTGCCTGCTGAAGGTTCGCGCCAGCAGTGTAGAGGGCGACTTCGAGCACCGCGACGTGTCGGACCGCACCGGCTCCCGCCTGGCCCTGTGCTCTGGCGAGGGTCGGGGTGACCAATGATGCGGCAAGGACCAGGCGCGTGATTGAGCTGGGATACATGGAAGCTCCGAAAGGCGTGAGGAAATGGGCGGCCGAGGCACGTTGGCCTGTGGCAGTGGTACGAGCAGCGCGGCCACGTGGGGCCAGCTGCCTCCTACTCCTACGGCCATCAATCAGACCTTAGCTAAGCTGTGCTTGTGAGTAGCGAGCGCGGTGAGCACCGTGGCGGCTCGACAACTCACCCGTGGGCATTCCCGTGCCTACTCCTCCTCGTCGGTGTTCTCCGCCGCGACGTTGATGCTCTCAGCCAGCTTCGTCAACGCCTTGTCCGTGTTACCTTCTTCGTTGAGCGTTTGCTGAAGCAGCTGAGCGTGATCCGCATGGCCCAGGAGCTTCGCCCAGGTCCGGACGGTGCCATACCCCGCCATCTCGTAGTGCTCGACGTGTTGTGCGGCCGAGATCAGGCCCGCGTCGAGTACGTCGGCCTCCGGCTTTTCCTTGATCAACTCGGACCCTTCCTTCAACAAGCCCTCCATACCCACGCACTTCTTTCCTCGGGGGCTTGCGCGGAGGGACCTAAAAATCTGCTCAAGGCGTCGGACGTGTTCCCTGGTTTGCTGTTCGTGCGCCCGGAATGCCTGCTTGAGCGGGTTGGCCGACGCCGCCTTGATCATCCGTGGCAGCGCTTTGAGAATCTGATTCTCGGCGCTCCACAAATCCTTAAGCTCATTGATGTAGAGTTCGGCCAATGTGTCCATTTCCATGAGGAACTCCTGGGTGAAAGACCCGCCGCTGCTCTGCGGCTGGGGTGTTGCACTGCAAGTAAAGGTGGGTCTGAATGACGGTTCCGGAGCGGTTCCGGGCCCCAGCGACCCACTGGTTGCTATTGCACCACTCACACCAAGCGAAAAGCGCCCGGCCCTTTGCCGAGCGCCTTCCGCATTCTGCCGACAGGTCAGATGGTCTTACCTTTCCCCGCCAGGGCATGATACAGCACGAGCACGATCACTGCTCCGATGGTGGCGACGACCAAGCTCCACACATTCAAACCAGTCGCCCCCGCCGCTCCGAATCGGTTGAATAACCAACCTCCTACCACCGCACCGATGACCCCCAACACGATGTCCGTGAGCACGCCCTCACCGGTCTTGTTCACGATCTTGCTACCCAGAAATCCAGCGATCAAACCAAGGATGATCCATGCGAGAATGGACATGCGAAGACCTCCGCAGCGAGAATGGTCAAGCGCGAGGTTGTCCCCAGCGTTTAGCCTAGGCCAGTGCGCCCGGGAGCGGGCTAGGACTTGCCACCGCCGGAGCCGCCCTGACCTCCGCCTGGGCCGCCCTTCTGACCGCCAGAACCACCCTGACCGCCTCCACCACTTTGGCCACCACCGGAGCCGCCTTGGCCGCCACCCGCGCCGCCCTGTCCACCGCCTGAGCCTCCCTGCCCGCCCCCAGAACCGCCTTGGCCGCCCTTCTGGCCGCCGCCAGACCCGCCCTGGCCGCCGCCAGACCCGCCTTGGCCGCCGCCAGACCCGCCCTGGCCACCACCCGGACCGACTTGGCCACCCTTCTGACCACCACCCGAACCACCCGGACCACCACCTGCTCCACCCTGACCGCCGCCTTTACCGCCTTCACGATTGGCCATTGCTACGCCTCCTTGTTTTCGCCACGTGACAGCCTGAATCCGGGAGTAGAGAATGGGTGCTTCACCCTCGATGCGCGAGGTGCCTCCACTCCATCCGTATTGGGCGGCAAGTATGCTCCCCTTGGGAACGGACCGTCGTGAGCGGGATCACCGAGCGACGGCACACCAGGGGGAGGAGAACGAGGCGATGCTCAGTCGATTCGCCTTACGCCAGCGGAGCAAGCTTCAGACGGGCAGATGATAGAGTCCTATACCTCAAGGACGCTGCGCAATGGTGAGTGGGCTCACGGACGGGCACCGTCGGGAACCGCATCCGTTAAGTCTGAAGCAATCCCCCAGGCTTGCTGATCAGGGGTCACTCTGGACCTAGTACCCAATCTTCTCAGGGGTTCCAATGCCAAAACAATCGCCCATGCGTTTGGCCACACTCGCCCTGTTGCTCGGGGGGGTGGCGTGCGCAAAGAACAACGCCAATGAGCAAGTCGGCGCCGCCCGAGATTCGACTGCCATGTCCGACTCAGCCAAAGCCAATCAGACGAAGTCTGGCGTTACGGATTCGTCAGGGAAGTCGACCCTCGGCCCCGGAGTCACCAGGACCAGGCCCGACCAGGGGCAGCCGGTGACCTCCAAAGGCGACACCATCAACCCTGGCGTCGATAGCTCGTCCAGAATGGGGGCCGACAGCTCGTCCAGGATGGGGGCCGACAGCTCGTCCAACATGAGCGCCGACAGCGCGGCCAATAAGGGCGTCGATAGCTCGACCGCGCCTCGTTAGCAGCACCGGGCAAGCTGGGCACTGTCGGATGACATCCACGACTGGGAGTCGGTCGTGGCTTCGATCAACCAGTGGTATCCGAGCGCCCCTGCCTTGGCGGCGCTCGGACCTGCTGCGCTTATCGGCCCGAGCAACAATCGTCGCTACACGTGCGCGCTAAGGCAGCATTGGAAGGTCGAGGAGTTCGTACATTGGGCTAGGCTTTGACAAGCATCTCAGTTTCTCAGTGTCTTTCTTTGGTGCAGCCGGTCATTTTGGGCGCCCGACGACCCAGCAGGCGTCCATAGTCGGGGCGAAGTCTCATCTGAGACCCGCCCCTTTTTGTTGCCATGGAGGTACCGAGCGAATCGGCATGCTACCGCCCTTGCAGAGCCAGCCGATGAGGCACAGCGGTACTGCGGCGACCCTCGAGCACCCTGAGTCCGACGCCCTTAATGACTTTGAACATTGGCCTACGCGGCGAGCTGCGCGGGAGATCGGAGATACTACCGGTGTAGTGAAGGGACTTGAACGGGCAATCAAAATGCCCAGTCGATTCACGGAGGCTTGTTTCCAGCTCGATCCCACCTCTGCGCCGCTCCGGGGCGACCTGCGCTTCGAGCGGCTGGTGAACGGCACCTGATGGCGGACTTACCTGAGCAGGTC
This portion of the Gemmatimonadales bacterium genome encodes:
- a CDS encoding DUF2380 domain-containing protein → MLEVALYTAGANLQQATDTAVARLATQALGDNVRALLGASVLDSGLVGRATRSDSARSITGGGKACNVIMACARYVGRTLGANWVVMSKVSKTSNLIWLFTGQLVNVRTGKLVMDDSTELKGDPGPMVRAGTRIFAERVVRTIREQEALSNK
- a CDS encoding ferritin-like domain-containing protein produces the protein MEMDTLAELYINELKDLWSAENQILKALPRMIKAASANPLKQAFRAHEQQTREHVRRLEQIFRSLRASPRGKKCVGMEGLLKEGSELIKEKPEADVLDAGLISAAQHVEHYEMAGYGTVRTWAKLLGHADHAQLLQQTLNEEGNTDKALTKLAESINVAAENTDEEE
- a CDS encoding GlsB/YeaQ/YmgE family stress response membrane protein, which encodes MSILAWIILGLIAGFLGSKIVNKTGEGVLTDIVLGVIGAVVGGWLFNRFGAAGATGLNVWSLVVATIGAVIVLVLYHALAGKGKTI